In Bacteroidota bacterium, a single window of DNA contains:
- a CDS encoding sugar phosphate nucleotidyltransferase codes for MKLIIPMAGRGTRVRPHSHVTPKPLLSVRGKTLVERIVDTFARILPTPADTGVFILGPDFGENVRKQLTAICKKRNMQAEFCVQEKPLGTAHAVYAAKEHLHGEGIVVFADTLFDMEGTVTLEGADVVAWVKFVEDPSRFGVAVREGDRIVAFVEKPTDLISNEALIGIYYIKELENLGREIDIMIKNDQKGPTGEFYLTDAFHRMLQAQLVFKTASVSQWLDCGTIKALMETTKTILSKEVSDTKLGEVHNSLIKNPVYIGPGAKVSNAVIGPYVSIEEGAEVNGSIVRDSIIFANAHVENAVLANSMIGQNAQVRDKPRMINVGDHAILGYEE; via the coding sequence ATGAAGCTAATTATACCCATGGCCGGCCGCGGAACGCGCGTACGTCCGCACTCTCATGTTACGCCTAAGCCTCTCCTTTCTGTGCGTGGCAAGACATTAGTGGAGAGAATAGTAGACACTTTTGCACGTATTTTACCAACCCCTGCGGATACAGGTGTCTTCATTCTCGGACCCGATTTTGGCGAAAATGTAAGAAAACAGCTTACCGCCATCTGCAAAAAAAGAAATATGCAGGCTGAATTTTGTGTGCAAGAAAAGCCCCTGGGCACAGCGCACGCTGTTTATGCTGCCAAAGAACACCTGCATGGTGAAGGTATTGTGGTTTTTGCTGATACCCTTTTTGACATGGAGGGGACGGTAACCCTTGAAGGGGCTGACGTGGTCGCCTGGGTTAAATTTGTGGAAGACCCAAGCCGTTTTGGCGTAGCCGTCCGTGAAGGTGATCGGATTGTGGCTTTTGTGGAGAAGCCAACCGACTTGATATCCAATGAAGCCCTGATTGGTATTTACTACATCAAAGAACTGGAAAACCTGGGCCGCGAAATTGATATCATGATCAAAAACGATCAAAAAGGCCCGACTGGTGAGTTTTACCTGACGGATGCGTTCCATCGCATGCTGCAGGCGCAACTGGTCTTTAAAACAGCTTCTGTATCTCAGTGGCTTGATTGTGGTACCATTAAAGCACTTATGGAAACCACAAAAACGATCCTGTCGAAAGAAGTAAGTGACACCAAGCTCGGTGAGGTACACAACAGCCTCATCAAAAACCCGGTTTACATCGGACCCGGTGCAAAGGTATCCAATGCTGTAATTGGACCTTATGTATCCATTGAAGAAGGTGCTGAGGTGAACGGGTCCATTGTGCGAGATAGCATCATCTTCGCAAATGCCCACGTTGAAAATGCCGTACTGGCCAATTCGATGATCGGCCAGAATGCACAGGTAAGGGACAAGCCGCGCATGATCAATGTGGGTGACCATGCAATCCTTGGGTATGAGGAATGA